One window from the genome of Malus domestica chromosome 01, GDT2T_hap1 encodes:
- the LOC114826134 gene encoding uncharacterized protein — protein MTRRKASEALDRTLRDITGMETQFGGKVMILRGDFRQVILVVPYGTKAQTIDACIVKSSLWNEIQVIRLKHNMRAQQDPNFAEFLLRVGDGNESFVEDDMIRILDSLIILWHGDESIGELIGFVFPRLEENAFNISYMVDRAIITPRNEDVDKLNEVVLNSFPGEQHI, from the coding sequence ATGACTCGTAGGAAAGCATCTGAGGCTTTAGATAGAACCTTACGAGATATAACAGGCATGGAAACACAATTTGGTGGCAAAGTGATGATTCTTAGAGGAGATTTTCGTCAAGTTATTCTCGTTGTGCCTTATGGAACCAAAGCGCAAACAATAGATGCATGCATTGTAAAGTCCTCGTTATGGAACGAGATTCAAGTTATCCGGTTGAAACATAATATGAGAGCTCAACAAGACCCTAATTTTGCAGAATTCCTACTCCGTGTTGGTGATGGAAATGAGTCATTTGTAGAAGATGATATGATTAGAATCCTGGATTCATTGATTATTCTTTGGCATGGTGATGAATCAATTGGTGAGCTTATTGGTTTTGTATTTCCAAGATTAGAGGAGAATGCTTTCAACATTTCTTATATGGTTGATAGGGCTATCATCAccccaaggaatgaggatgtTGACAAGTTAAATGAAGTGGTGTTAAACTCATTTCCAGGGGAACAACACATTTAG